A genomic stretch from Halobellus sp. LT62 includes:
- a CDS encoding class I SAM-dependent methyltransferase yields MTGRPTRPPTFADACASVLDDPSGEHGADTTLAPMVARTVSDAWGERRARLVSSRLPADVDRVLELGCGVGALLCALGSRYDAVGVDDRREHLRFPAARGESVIYGDPADPPVRPAFDAVCAVETTTARVDVSAVCAAAYRSLRPGGIAVVAAPTDPSAVIESGVETYSGSGYLLERAVDVAGSGTVAVDYRVTDRQTGATTVVTERATVSTTTTDGLTPALGRAGFEHVLVAGESDLPGVVVGRGVRPVETSAPAEQ; encoded by the coding sequence ATGACGGGCCGACCGACTCGCCCGCCGACGTTCGCCGACGCCTGCGCGTCCGTGCTCGACGATCCCTCGGGAGAACACGGTGCCGACACGACGCTCGCGCCGATGGTCGCGCGGACCGTCTCGGACGCGTGGGGCGAGCGTCGCGCGCGCCTCGTGTCGTCACGGCTGCCCGCGGACGTCGACCGAGTGCTCGAACTCGGCTGCGGCGTCGGCGCGTTGTTGTGCGCGTTGGGATCTCGGTACGACGCTGTCGGCGTCGACGACCGCCGGGAACACCTCCGGTTTCCCGCCGCACGCGGCGAATCGGTCATCTACGGAGATCCGGCGGATCCGCCCGTCAGACCCGCGTTCGACGCGGTCTGTGCCGTCGAGACGACGACGGCCCGTGTGGACGTCTCGGCGGTCTGCGCGGCGGCGTACCGATCGCTGCGCCCGGGCGGCATCGCCGTCGTCGCCGCGCCGACGGACCCCTCGGCGGTGATCGAATCCGGCGTCGAGACCTACAGCGGGTCGGGGTACCTGCTCGAACGCGCCGTCGACGTGGCCGGATCGGGGACCGTCGCGGTCGACTACCGCGTCACGGATCGACAGACCGGCGCGACGACGGTCGTGACCGAGCGGGCGACGGTTTCGACGACGACGACCGACGGACTCACCCCCGCGCTCGGGCGGGCGGGGTTCGAGCACGTGCTGGTCGCCGGTGAGAGCGACCTGCCGGGCGTGGTCGTCGGCCGCGGCGTCCGGCCTGTCGAGACGAGCGCGCCGGCCGAGCAGTGA
- a CDS encoding universal stress protein: MYETILVPTDGSDQADTALEHALSLARQHDATVHLLYVADSNRDSVTTLGGEVVDALEQEGKRILADTMDDLDGTVDVVDAIETGGPVETILDYADVVEADLIVMGTHGRRGLDRYLLGSTTERVVRLSPIPVLTIRGE, encoded by the coding sequence ATGTACGAGACGATCCTCGTCCCGACCGACGGTAGCGACCAAGCCGACACCGCGCTCGAACACGCGCTCTCGCTGGCTCGACAGCACGACGCGACGGTTCACCTGCTCTACGTCGCCGACAGCAACCGCGATAGCGTGACGACGCTCGGCGGCGAGGTCGTCGACGCACTCGAACAGGAGGGAAAACGGATCCTCGCCGACACGATGGACGACCTCGACGGCACCGTTGACGTCGTCGACGCCATCGAGACGGGCGGCCCCGTCGAAACGATCCTAGATTACGCCGATGTGGTGGAGGCGGACCTCATCGTGATGGGAACGCACGGCCGCCGCGGGCTGGATCGCTACCTGCTCGGCAGCACCACCGAACGCGTCGTCAGGCTCTCACCGATTCCGGTCCTGACGATTCGCGGCGAGTAG
- a CDS encoding HesB/IscA family protein has product MSTETAESGGGDPAVTVTQDAASEAIQLIESEGLDTDEAGLRLFVQQGGCAGLSYGMRFDHEPEPDDAIVEQHGLRVFVDPASQNYVGGSTLRYEGGLQGAGFHVENPNVVSECGCGESFRT; this is encoded by the coding sequence ATGAGCACCGAGACGGCCGAAAGTGGTGGTGGCGACCCCGCCGTGACCGTCACACAGGACGCCGCGTCGGAGGCCATTCAACTCATCGAGTCTGAGGGGCTCGATACCGACGAGGCCGGGCTCCGACTCTTCGTCCAACAGGGCGGCTGTGCGGGGCTTTCCTACGGGATGCGGTTCGATCACGAGCCGGAACCCGACGACGCGATCGTCGAACAGCACGGCCTCCGCGTCTTCGTCGATCCCGCGAGCCAGAACTACGTCGGCGGATCCACGCTGCGCTATGAGGGCGGCCTCCAAGGCGCTGGCTTCCACGTCGAAAACCCGAACGTCGTCAGCGAGTGCGGGTGCGGCGAATCCTTCCGGACCTAG
- a CDS encoding DUF5816 domain-containing protein: protein MTVELDPVERGAGETVYVDRTDAERGSEGPFFVVYATPERTERWGFLCGHCESTDNAMDTMGRIECNACGNLRKPDEWDAAHE, encoded by the coding sequence ATGACTGTCGAACTCGATCCCGTCGAACGCGGCGCAGGCGAGACCGTGTACGTCGATCGGACGGACGCCGAGCGCGGCTCGGAGGGCCCGTTCTTCGTCGTCTACGCGACGCCGGAGCGGACCGAGCGATGGGGCTTCCTCTGCGGGCACTGCGAATCGACCGATAACGCGATGGACACGATGGGCCGTATCGAGTGCAACGCCTGTGGAAACCTCCGGAAACCGGACGAGTGGGACGCGGCCCACGAGTAG
- a CDS encoding DUF7116 family protein has translation MPPVSMPPSEDARAIFTRLGYSVSGDGPDFVAERKWRTVRVTALSDGEDLRGRRVLADGGEPSETYRFRCFVAPKGETGDVQNRLTSVDPSYEWAVIGVGDDGDYDVHHPDAS, from the coding sequence ATGCCCCCTGTCAGCATGCCTCCCTCGGAGGACGCTCGGGCGATTTTCACCCGTCTGGGCTACAGTGTCTCGGGCGACGGACCTGACTTCGTCGCCGAGCGAAAGTGGCGCACGGTTCGCGTCACGGCGCTTTCGGACGGCGAAGACCTGCGCGGCCGCCGCGTACTCGCAGACGGCGGCGAGCCGTCCGAAACGTATCGATTCCGCTGCTTCGTCGCTCCGAAAGGAGAGACAGGGGACGTACAGAATCGACTCACGAGCGTCGATCCGAGCTACGAGTGGGCGGTTATCGGCGTCGGCGACGACGGCGACTACGACGTCCACCACCCCGACGCGAGTTGA
- a CDS encoding dodecin, giving the protein MVFKKVTLIGRSGESFDDAVDDAINRAEETLDNVHWIEVEELGVEVASVETREYQAEVTVAFELRDE; this is encoded by the coding sequence ATGGTGTTCAAGAAAGTAACCCTGATCGGCCGGAGCGGAGAGAGCTTCGACGACGCGGTGGACGACGCGATCAATCGGGCCGAGGAGACCCTCGACAACGTCCACTGGATCGAGGTCGAGGAACTCGGCGTGGAAGTCGCGTCCGTCGAAACGAGAGAGTATCAGGCGGAAGTCACGGTCGCCTTCGAGCTTCGAGACGAGTAA
- a CDS encoding bifunctional metallophosphatase/5'-nucleotidase, translating into MPRLLHYSDVENVYDDPVRVGRLAGAIRSRDAPDALVCGTGDNTAPGVLALIERGRQALDLFHAIDADLETFGNHDFDFGPAATRSIVADAPQTWLSANVYEPTGERFAADHVVDHAIEAVDGVRIGFFGVTDPATPSLNPKSGELEFSDPYEAAATAVSELRAAGVDRVVALSHLGSGDDDLARGVDVDVILGGHLHVERCERIDGTLLLRPGANGRVIFEVDLGATGPIEVRRHETGDASVAEDVVETLRGRVDAAGLDEVVAHVEEPLTRDEPTVFGGECRIGNVVADAYRWALDADIGLQNSGGIRDGPALSGDVTVADLVSVIPFEERVVRAELTGAELLAVFRESAADVVDFGDAGWWHGHFSGAEIRWDDEANELLAARVGGEAVDPDRRYTLATSAYLLHTDHEFPTLRERHRAGEGGIQYEVLADYARQFGLDTAVDGRVRRLSGSRPIADEPVRERSNE; encoded by the coding sequence ATGCCGCGTCTCCTCCACTATTCTGACGTCGAAAACGTCTACGACGACCCCGTCCGGGTCGGTCGCCTCGCGGGGGCGATCCGCTCGCGGGACGCCCCCGACGCGCTCGTCTGCGGAACCGGCGACAACACCGCGCCGGGCGTGCTCGCGCTGATCGAACGCGGTCGGCAGGCGTTGGACCTCTTTCACGCCATCGACGCGGACCTCGAAACGTTCGGCAACCACGACTTCGATTTCGGGCCGGCGGCGACGCGGTCGATCGTCGCCGACGCGCCGCAGACGTGGCTCTCGGCGAACGTCTACGAGCCCACCGGCGAGCGGTTCGCGGCGGATCACGTCGTCGATCACGCCATCGAGGCGGTCGACGGCGTCCGAATCGGGTTCTTCGGCGTCACCGACCCCGCGACGCCCTCGCTCAACCCGAAGTCAGGGGAGCTCGAATTCAGCGATCCCTACGAAGCCGCCGCGACGGCCGTTTCGGAGCTCCGTGCCGCCGGCGTCGACCGCGTCGTGGCGCTCTCACACCTCGGCAGCGGCGACGACGACCTCGCACGCGGGGTCGACGTCGACGTGATCCTCGGCGGTCACCTCCACGTCGAACGCTGCGAACGGATCGACGGGACGCTGCTGCTCCGACCGGGTGCGAACGGGCGCGTGATCTTCGAGGTCGACCTCGGCGCGACGGGACCGATCGAGGTCCGGCGTCACGAGACCGGCGACGCGTCGGTGGCCGAGGACGTGGTCGAGACGCTCCGCGGGCGCGTCGACGCCGCGGGGCTCGACGAGGTGGTCGCACACGTCGAGGAGCCGCTCACCCGGGACGAACCGACGGTATTCGGCGGCGAGTGCCGGATCGGTAACGTCGTCGCGGACGCGTACCGGTGGGCGCTTGACGCCGACATCGGGTTGCAGAACAGCGGTGGGATCCGCGACGGCCCGGCGCTCTCGGGCGACGTGACCGTCGCCGACCTCGTGAGCGTCATCCCCTTCGAGGAGCGCGTCGTTCGCGCGGAGCTCACGGGGGCTGAGCTGCTTGCGGTGTTCCGGGAGTCGGCGGCGGACGTCGTCGACTTCGGCGACGCCGGGTGGTGGCACGGGCACTTCTCGGGGGCGGAGATCCGCTGGGACGACGAGGCGAACGAGCTACTGGCAGCCCGTGTCGGCGGCGAGGCTGTCGATCCCGACCGCCGCTACACGCTCGCGACCTCGGCGTATCTGCTCCACACCGACCACGAGTTCCCGACGCTGCGCGAGCGACACCGCGCCGGCGAGGGCGGCATCCAGTACGAAGTACTCGCGGACTACGCGCGACAATTCGGGCTGGATACGGCGGTGGACGGGCGCGTCCGGCGACTCTCGGGATCGCGACCGATCGCCGACGAACCGGTTCGGGAGCGATCGAACGAGTGA
- a CDS encoding universal stress protein: MTRVVVPVRYPLSKHSRATLSEATRIAEEREAELTVLHVDLYQESHGVTRAELKRAVESVFGPLERTRYVVRRGFLVEETILEEIAADDADVVVLGSKQASRWRTMLRRFLDDPDIETYLRQKLDCTVITVRADR; the protein is encoded by the coding sequence ATGACGCGCGTCGTGGTTCCTGTCAGATACCCCTTATCGAAGCACTCGCGAGCGACGCTCTCGGAGGCGACCCGAATCGCCGAGGAGCGCGAAGCAGAACTGACGGTCCTCCACGTCGACCTCTATCAGGAGAGCCACGGCGTCACGCGCGCCGAACTGAAACGGGCGGTCGAATCGGTGTTCGGCCCGCTGGAGCGGACTCGCTACGTGGTCCGACGGGGATTTCTCGTCGAGGAGACCATCCTCGAAGAGATCGCGGCCGACGACGCCGACGTCGTCGTCCTCGGCTCGAAACAGGCCAGCCGGTGGCGCACGATGCTGCGCCGATTCCTCGACGACCCCGACATCGAAACGTACCTGCGTCAGAAACTCGACTGCACAGTGATCACCGTCCGCGCCGACAGGTGA
- a CDS encoding mechanosensitive ion channel family protein — translation MQAATTLTATLVLAAATDGDVLAVVPEWLQFPGWRVVFAIVAIALGVLLSRYVVRLTGRSVAKRFRRQSVAQTVLRLIRLAVVFVFLGVAARILGLEVGDLVLSVTVFSAVLGIVLAPIVGSVINGLFILADQPYEIGDLIELDDGRKAFVDEITIRYTKLFTLNNTSLVIPNSAIRDHFVTNYSAEDERVRLSIEVVITYGSDTDQAKKLMRRAAAADEEVIEGGPDIRVGSARYPARPTVLRSSFGDDGVILTLRYWVKRPYKIPTIESRIRDRIWEAFHAADTDIEFAYPHRHLIFDETSGTVDATVGTRAPPTRPMEYPSNGEPDPANETDGE, via the coding sequence ATGCAGGCCGCGACGACACTCACGGCGACACTGGTTCTCGCTGCCGCCACCGACGGCGACGTACTCGCCGTCGTGCCGGAGTGGCTCCAGTTCCCCGGATGGCGGGTGGTGTTCGCGATCGTCGCGATCGCCCTCGGCGTGCTGCTCTCGCGGTACGTCGTTCGACTCACCGGCCGGTCCGTCGCGAAGCGGTTCCGCCGCCAGAGTGTCGCACAGACTGTCCTCAGACTCATTCGCCTCGCGGTCGTGTTCGTATTCTTGGGCGTCGCAGCCAGAATTCTCGGCCTCGAAGTCGGCGACTTGGTGCTCTCGGTGACGGTGTTTTCGGCCGTGCTGGGTATCGTGCTCGCGCCGATCGTCGGGAGCGTGATCAACGGGCTGTTCATCCTCGCGGACCAACCCTACGAGATCGGCGACCTGATCGAACTGGACGACGGGCGGAAAGCGTTCGTCGACGAGATCACGATCCGCTACACGAAACTGTTCACGTTGAACAACACCTCGCTCGTCATTCCGAACTCGGCGATCCGCGATCACTTCGTGACGAACTACTCCGCGGAGGACGAGCGCGTTCGCCTCTCCATAGAGGTCGTGATCACCTACGGGTCCGACACCGACCAAGCCAAGAAACTGATGCGGCGCGCGGCCGCGGCCGACGAGGAAGTGATCGAGGGCGGCCCCGACATCCGCGTCGGAAGCGCGCGCTACCCCGCTCGGCCGACGGTCCTCCGATCGTCGTTCGGCGACGACGGGGTCATCCTCACGCTCCGGTACTGGGTGAAGCGGCCGTACAAGATCCCGACGATCGAATCGCGGATCCGCGACCGGATCTGGGAGGCGTTCCACGCGGCTGACACCGACATCGAGTTCGCCTACCCGCACCGCCACCTGATCTTCGACGAGACGAGCGGGACCGTCGATGCGACCGTCGGCACGCGGGCACCGCCGACCCGTCCGATGGAATATCCCTCGAATGGGGAACCGGACCCTGCAAACGAAACCGACGGGGAATGA
- a CDS encoding proteasome assembly chaperone family protein: protein MSAPQHTPGFTITHETAPSETLLTGFSAFGLAGLTAADYLVDHLDLQEQGHLSVEGLPTVTPFENGRPRHHTRLFSRDDLDVTVLVGELFIPVGAGRTFANAILDWTEKNGVLDIAILSGVPIPHGPEEHKTYYIATDDYRERRLLDEAVPPMGRGFLDGINAALVECGLDSPLGVCTFVTPVHAQVPDIEAAIRLVETVETVYNIGIDASPLEAFAAEVEQYYTELAERMQEHDDELPEDRMYM from the coding sequence ATGAGCGCGCCCCAGCACACCCCCGGTTTCACGATCACGCACGAGACGGCACCGAGCGAGACGCTCCTCACGGGGTTCTCGGCGTTCGGACTTGCAGGTCTCACCGCTGCGGACTACCTCGTCGACCACCTCGACCTTCAGGAGCAGGGCCATCTCTCCGTCGAGGGGTTACCGACGGTGACGCCGTTCGAGAACGGACGACCGCGCCATCACACGCGGCTGTTCTCGCGCGACGACCTCGATGTGACCGTCCTCGTCGGCGAGCTGTTCATTCCCGTTGGCGCGGGACGGACGTTCGCCAACGCCATCTTGGACTGGACGGAGAAGAACGGCGTCCTCGACATCGCGATCCTCTCGGGCGTCCCGATCCCGCACGGTCCCGAGGAACACAAGACGTACTACATCGCGACCGACGACTACCGCGAGCGTCGGCTCCTCGACGAGGCGGTTCCACCGATGGGTCGAGGCTTCCTCGACGGCATCAACGCGGCTTTGGTCGAATGTGGACTCGACTCTCCGTTGGGCGTCTGTACGTTCGTGACGCCGGTCCACGCGCAGGTGCCAGACATCGAAGCGGCGATTCGGTTGGTCGAGACCGTCGAAACGGTCTACAACATCGGGATCGACGCCAGTCCGCTCGAAGCGTTCGCTGCGGAAGTCGAACAGTACTACACAGAACTGGCCGAGCGGATGCAAGAACACGATGACGAACTGCCGGAGGACCGAATGTATATGTAA
- a CDS encoding cytochrome b/b6 domain-containing protein, translating into MPLGIDIFRYAQRAGREVIVGLSWDILLVFAFIGTLTFLIHYILRELWNPTDHTSRPDDPPKSEVEQSLEEQGVDEIKRFSVAQRVSHWVMAISIFALMLSGFVIMNTEVTLRAVPGLSWLDVHIVSAVVLIGYVIFHVGHVAYKGTWSKMWFGVADAKDLWRRFTNLIGQTDEYPRQFEYPSAQKLLHWGVTGASLAVIVTGVVLVRRVSLEPLWGPTREFSFLGLQFGLGTADAPGLIAWSFVFHDFFAVALLALVMGHVYFALRPNEWAITKSMITGRVTVEEYAEKYSPTSWKIGGSKAADGGEVSNDDAER; encoded by the coding sequence ATGCCGCTTGGAATAGATATATTCAGATACGCACAACGAGCGGGACGTGAGGTCATCGTCGGCCTGAGTTGGGACATTCTGCTCGTGTTCGCGTTCATCGGAACACTAACGTTTTTGATCCACTATATACTCCGCGAGCTCTGGAATCCGACGGACCACACCTCCCGACCCGACGATCCGCCGAAATCCGAGGTCGAACAGTCGCTCGAAGAGCAAGGCGTCGACGAGATCAAGCGGTTCTCCGTCGCCCAGCGCGTCTCCCACTGGGTGATGGCGATCTCTATTTTCGCGTTGATGCTCTCGGGATTCGTGATAATGAATACCGAAGTGACGCTCCGGGCCGTCCCGGGGCTATCGTGGCTCGATGTCCACATCGTCTCGGCGGTCGTGCTCATCGGCTACGTGATCTTTCACGTCGGCCACGTCGCGTACAAGGGCACGTGGTCGAAGATGTGGTTCGGCGTCGCCGACGCCAAGGACCTCTGGCGGCGGTTCACGAACCTGATCGGACAGACCGACGAGTACCCGCGCCAGTTCGAGTACCCGAGCGCCCAGAAGTTACTCCACTGGGGCGTCACCGGAGCCTCGCTCGCCGTCATCGTAACCGGCGTCGTCCTCGTTCGCCGGGTGAGCCTCGAACCGCTGTGGGGGCCGACGCGAGAGTTCTCCTTCCTCGGCCTGCAGTTCGGCCTCGGAACCGCCGATGCGCCCGGACTGATCGCGTGGAGTTTCGTCTTCCACGACTTCTTCGCCGTCGCGCTGTTGGCTCTCGTGATGGGCCACGTCTACTTCGCGCTGCGACCGAACGAGTGGGCGATCACGAAAAGTATGATCACGGGACGCGTCACCGTCGAGGAGTACGCCGAGAAGTACTCGCCGACGAGTTGGAAGATCGGCGGCTCGAAGGCCGCGGACGGCGGCGAGGTCTCGAACGACGACGCCGAGCGCTGA
- a CDS encoding nucleotidyltransferase family protein: MAAFVAAITAAGKSTRMGGFPKPLLTFDGRRFVERLVGTYAGLGIDPVVVLGHEASEVRARADLSEAVVRENPDYESGMLSSVHVAVEYAAERGADGVFLNPVDCPLTPDAVIETLAAAATDDDGDVLVPSADGGRGHPPLFRSDTFDALREAPIDRGARAVVRSDDTDTRTVDVDDERILADVDTPAEYWDLVKHYEPV, encoded by the coding sequence ATGGCCGCGTTCGTCGCCGCGATCACGGCCGCGGGGAAATCGACGCGGATGGGCGGGTTTCCCAAGCCGCTCTTGACGTTCGACGGGCGTCGATTCGTCGAGCGGCTCGTCGGGACGTACGCCGGACTCGGGATCGATCCCGTGGTGGTCCTCGGTCACGAAGCCTCGGAAGTCCGAGCGCGAGCGGACCTGTCCGAGGCGGTCGTCCGTGAGAACCCCGACTACGAGTCGGGGATGCTCTCCTCGGTCCACGTGGCCGTCGAGTACGCGGCCGAACGCGGTGCCGACGGCGTGTTCTTGAACCCCGTCGACTGCCCGCTAACGCCGGACGCGGTCATCGAGACTCTCGCCGCGGCCGCCACTGACGACGACGGCGACGTCCTCGTTCCCAGTGCTGACGGCGGGCGAGGCCATCCGCCCCTCTTCCGCTCGGACACCTTCGATGCGCTCCGTGAGGCACCGATCGATCGGGGTGCCCGGGCAGTCGTGCGGTCCGACGACACCGACACCCGCACCGTCGACGTCGACGACGAGCGCATCCTCGCCGACGTCGATACTCCCGCGGAGTACTGGGATCTGGTGAAACACTACGAACCGGTGTAG
- a CDS encoding LURP-one-related/scramblase family protein codes for MADSSTFESTTTPYDISTVDLDDDRYEVKQSAIRNKYVIRDSAGTVVLRGKQKMFKLKEEFPFVTGDDEDAFTVKAGGIMDIAGNYAITDAGTGEEVVVLDEDFSLFVENWTVRDPDTGEPLAVIRSKNKLLSALRHLISITNLIPNKYEIVDADGTHVGDIDGQFSLRDTYIVSIDDASNVPKEAVIAAACVLDALENQ; via the coding sequence ATGGCCGATTCCTCCACGTTCGAATCGACAACCACCCCCTACGACATTTCTACAGTTGATCTCGACGACGACCGCTACGAGGTCAAACAGTCCGCGATTCGGAACAAGTACGTCATCCGCGACAGCGCTGGTACTGTTGTTCTGCGCGGGAAACAGAAGATGTTCAAACTGAAAGAGGAGTTCCCGTTCGTCACCGGTGACGACGAAGACGCGTTCACGGTGAAGGCCGGCGGTATTATGGACATCGCAGGGAACTACGCGATCACGGATGCGGGCACCGGCGAGGAAGTCGTCGTCCTCGACGAGGACTTCTCGCTGTTCGTGGAAAACTGGACGGTTCGAGATCCCGACACGGGGGAGCCGTTAGCGGTCATTCGATCGAAAAACAAGCTCCTCTCGGCGCTCCGACACCTCATCTCCATCACGAACCTGATCCCGAACAAATACGAGATCGTCGACGCCGACGGCACCCATGTTGGCGATATCGACGGGCAGTTCTCCCTTCGGGATACCTACATAGTCAGCATCGACGATGCCAGCAACGTCCCAAAAGAGGCTGTAATCGCCGCCGCGTGCGTCCTTGATGCGCTCGAAAACCAGTAA
- a CDS encoding FxLYD domain-containing protein: MADAKAVLIGAVLAAGLTYGGLVGVELLVTGELDGPAAPLAGETTVEGTTYHLDRLGRPTVVGEVYNGRSHPVGNATVTVTYYRDGEVVGEAVGGVLGEPIAPGESAPFDVHYGESGDVDDYNVSLTTERATASAADLAVDAAVVDRSQSRVVVSGTVENRGSDPQAADVVVAFYDDEGNVIGVRTTRPNREVPPGESVPFTVTFQTTGDVPSLAQEFDDFEARAVAVS; the protein is encoded by the coding sequence ATGGCCGACGCCAAAGCAGTTCTCATCGGTGCAGTCTTGGCAGCAGGCCTCACCTACGGGGGGCTCGTGGGCGTCGAACTCCTCGTCACCGGCGAGTTGGACGGACCGGCCGCGCCGCTCGCGGGGGAGACGACGGTCGAAGGGACCACCTATCACCTCGACCGGTTGGGTCGGCCCACAGTCGTCGGCGAGGTGTACAACGGCCGGTCCCATCCGGTCGGGAACGCGACCGTGACGGTGACGTATTACCGCGACGGCGAGGTAGTCGGCGAAGCGGTCGGCGGCGTGTTGGGTGAACCGATCGCACCGGGGGAGTCCGCACCGTTCGACGTCCACTACGGAGAGAGCGGCGATGTCGACGATTACAACGTCTCGCTCACGACGGAACGGGCGACTGCGAGCGCGGCTGATTTGGCCGTCGACGCGGCTGTCGTCGATCGCTCACAGAGCCGGGTCGTCGTTTCTGGGACCGTCGAAAACCGCGGGAGCGACCCGCAGGCGGCCGACGTCGTCGTGGCCTTCTACGACGATGAGGGCAACGTGATCGGCGTTCGGACGACGCGGCCGAACCGCGAGGTTCCGCCCGGGGAATCTGTCCCGTTCACGGTCACGTTCCAGACCACCGGCGACGTGCCCAGCCTCGCACAGGAGTTCGACGACTTCGAGGCGCGAGCGGTGGCCGTCTCCTGA
- a CDS encoding FAD binding domain-containing protein — MQQDMIPPLEHIDATSVEHAVRLLDEHGSDAATIAGNTDEINWLKNRDRTPEVLVDLKPIEELKEITETSGGGLRIGALATLSEVESHDAVTDGFSLIAESIGEIATPQIRNQGTIGGNLTQDSRCWYYRGGFDCYRAGGNTCYAITGESSDHAVTDYSRCITAHPSDGAVALIALDADVVVAGPRGERREPLSEFFVGPEDNITVMHDLAHDEILTHIEVPSDWRGENFYFEKVRGRDSWDFAIGNIAAAVRTSGSTVSDLRLVANGFAPTPKRLRKAENAIRGNSLSDGNIASASENVLPNARPQSDNEYKLNLADGLVSRALSNVA; from the coding sequence ATGCAACAAGATATGATCCCGCCGCTCGAGCACATCGACGCCACGAGCGTCGAGCACGCCGTGCGGCTCCTAGACGAACACGGTAGCGACGCGGCGACGATCGCGGGTAACACCGACGAAATCAACTGGCTGAAGAACCGCGACCGGACGCCGGAAGTACTCGTCGACCTCAAGCCGATCGAGGAGCTCAAAGAGATCACCGAGACGAGCGGCGGCGGGCTTCGGATCGGCGCGTTGGCGACGCTCTCGGAGGTCGAATCCCACGACGCGGTCACCGACGGCTTCTCGCTCATCGCCGAGTCGATCGGCGAGATCGCGACGCCGCAGATCCGCAATCAGGGAACGATTGGCGGCAACCTCACGCAGGACTCGCGGTGTTGGTACTACCGCGGCGGCTTCGACTGCTACCGCGCGGGCGGGAACACCTGTTATGCGATCACCGGCGAGTCGAGCGACCACGCAGTCACCGACTACTCGCGGTGCATCACCGCCCATCCCTCGGACGGTGCCGTCGCGCTCATCGCGCTGGACGCGGACGTCGTCGTCGCCGGTCCGCGCGGCGAGCGCCGCGAGCCGCTCTCGGAGTTCTTCGTCGGTCCCGAAGACAACATCACCGTGATGCACGACCTCGCGCACGACGAGATCCTCACGCACATCGAGGTCCCCAGCGACTGGCGGGGAGAGAATTTCTACTTCGAGAAGGTCCGCGGGCGCGACTCGTGGGACTTCGCGATCGGGAACATCGCCGCCGCGGTGCGCACGAGCGGCAGTACGGTCTCGGACCTCCGCCTCGTCGCCAACGGCTTCGCGCCGACGCCGAAGCGCCTCCGCAAAGCCGAGAACGCGATCCGCGGAAACAGTCTCTCGGACGGAAACATCGCCTCGGCCTCCGAGAACGTGCTTCCGAACGCGCGCCCGCAATCGGACAACGAGTACAAGCTGAACCTCGCCGACGGACTGGTCAGCCGGGCGCTGAGCAACGTCGCCTGA